The nucleotide sequence CTTTGCTAGTGGTgaataatgaatattatattGCAATTTTCTTCATGCTTATGTAAGTTGAAGTCGCAAAACTAAAATTGGTGAATAAAGTATTGCCAATGCCAAGTTCTTCTAGGAGTTAGAAACAAAAGTGCCAACGTATCCAAATGCCAGGATGAAGAAAGCAATAGCTTGAATGTATAAGAATATGAAGAATTGATTTTTCCCATGCATAAGATCATAGCAACCACAAAATAGAAGGTAGAATCCAACAAAAAGTTCTGACAGGTGAATCCTAATGATtgaacacaaacaaaacaatatgTAGATAGGTAAGTACTTAAATATAACTACAAAAAGTGAATTATTAAATGCTATAAGAAATACTCCATCTGGTTTTAAatctaagaagaagaaaaaccaatGGTCTAAATGCAAAgacttttttgcttatatttgttgAGACCATGAGAGTAATATTTTACACGTATTTTTACCTGTCTACAATTTTAAATCGAAGCTTTTTGAGTTCTTTACCACCATCTTTACCCTTGAGAGCATCTCCAAGTTTTTCAGTGACAATCCATTCATTCACTCTACTAGTCTCTAGCAGACCAATAATTGTTGCTTTTGTTCGATGTAGAGCTATGGTATTTTCAAAGAGAACCCAAAAGATAACTAAATAGAATGACCTGAAAAATGAGAAACAAAATTGAGTAATCAAACTCTATGGATAATTTAAACTCAACTTTTGTTTATGAAATTCGACCGTGACAACATCTCCAACTAGATTACTTATAAAGTTTTCAATTATATAGACCAATCaaacaaaactttaatttttatcttaCCAGAGCTGATCTAGGAGGCACATTGGGTTCCTTAAAATAAACAATGGTATTTACGTAAGAAACTATATAACTATTAGGTACTAGCAATGTATTTACATatgatttataatatatttgtttctaAAATATCTCTTCAAATATCTACACGATGTGATTTATTTAGCTGCATGTGTGGAAAAAAAATACGTTGATAATATTGTATACAAATGAAATCTACAATTTTTACTAGTAAAATTTATCTAAGCTCAGCTCATGTTGAATTTGGACTATTAAGTGTgcttcttttaaaatctcacgtTCGAATCCCTCCGACGACAATTTTCTACCAATATGCATCCTATAACAAGTAAGTCAATCCATTAGCCCACATATTCCATATTAGTTGGTCCTTACATAAAATGTGATGTCCAATGTCAAGCGGGTGAGCTAGATTTGGTCCATATATGTAGTTGGACACATCATGTCATAAAAACTTAGGTCGGCCTAGTCTATTTGAAATCTCTACAGAGTTGCTTTTGAGTATGTATATGTATCTATCTACCATTGTTACTAAATTTGAGAATTGATTTTATGACCCTGCGAAAAGTTAGAAATCTCTAAGCTTTTGAGTAGAAATAGGTTTGGGACTATAACTAATTTTAAGACTGGACTCCAAACATAATTAAACGTAATCAAACTATGTTGGACCAACTCAAACGTGATTTTGAGATGTGTGTCTGTAAAACCAAACCTAGGTTGAGGCAAATAGATGAAATGAAAAGTTGAGTAAATAAAGACCTTGGTGTTCCAACAGCTTTAAGAAGGGTGATGATGGAAGGGACATAAACAGTTCCCCATTTAGGGACCACAACCTCAGGAACCATAACAGTTGCAGGTAACAATATGCAATAGAACACAAATGTGTGTACGTGCACCACAATCTTTCGAATAAAGAAAAAACTGTAAACAATATGTAGCTTCTTCAACAAAGACACTTTCTGCAATGGTAAAATTAAACAAGCACATTGATGAattcatataataaattatattataattggCCAATATATTCATTAAAGGATCAACCTTGTTTTTACCTTGCTTGTGACAATCTCCATAACAATTTTTCTGAAAAGATTTGCTGGCCCACATGACCATCGATGTTGTTGGTACCTATAGGCCTTTAAAGTACTTGGTAATTCGTTTTTAACCTATACCAAGAAcaccatatattaaaataaaaccaatgTAACATCATATTTTGGTAACATAACAACAAGTAAAGAGTTTAGAAATTGGATTAAGAAAATGGAACCTGTAAATTGGAGAGATATAGGAATTTCCATCCTTTGAGACTAGCACGTACAGCCAAATCCATGTCTTCGACGGTGGTTCTATCTTTCCATCCACCCGCTTCATTCAACGCCGAAATTCTCCATACACCAGCAGTCCCTATGTCATTTCATTTACAGGACCTTAAACATTGACAGTAATGTAATGTAAATTATTCATCATGCCACATCCCAACATACCACAAGAAAACATGAAACTACTTCAACTATtctttttgaaaaggaaaattgaTGAAATTGTTTTAGGCATGAGGTGAGATTACCATTGAAGCCAAAGAAGGCATAAGTGGAAGACCCTACTTCTTGTTCCACCTTAAAATGGTAATCAAGTGACATTTGTTGCATCCTCGT is from Medicago truncatula cultivar Jemalong A17 chromosome 1, MtrunA17r5.0-ANR, whole genome shotgun sequence and encodes:
- the LOC120578262 gene encoding glucomannan 4-beta-mannosyltransferase 9-like — protein: MEIVTSKKVSLLKKLHIVYSFFFIRKIVVHVHTFVFYCILLPATVMVPEVVVPKWGTVYVPSIITLLKAVGTPRSFYLVIFWVLFENTIALHRTKATIIGLLETSRVNEWIVTEKLGDALKGKDGGKELKKLRFKIVDRIHLSELFVGFYLLFCGCYDLMHGKNQFFIFLYIQAIAFFILAFGYVGTFVSNS